The Methanobrevibacter sp. TLL-48-HuF1 genomic sequence ATTGATTTTCCGGATTTTGAATTTAAAAAATATGGTGAAGCTATTGACCATTATTTAAGAGAAGTTAGGGATTCTGTTAGAGGAATGAATGAATGGAAAGTTAATACTAATATAGCTTTAGGTTTCTTTAGTTTTACCAAGTTTGTAATGTATAATGATTTAAATCCTGAAGCATGGGAAAATAATGTGGATTTAACTAAAAATGAGTTAATACAAGCTATATTTAATCCAAGTATTAATGATAAAGAGGCATTTAAGGAAGAAGACATTGATTCCCAATTAGAATACTCTAAAATGTATCAGGTTTTAGATGCTGATTCTTCACAGATTGCAGCTATTCAGGATGTTAAAGTCGGAAGAAATTTAGTTGTAGAAGGACCTCCTGGAACTGGTAAATCTCAGACAATTGTAAATTTAATAGCTGAGCTTCTTGCTGAAGGAAAATCTGTTTTATTTGTCAGTGAAAAAATGGCTGCTTTAGATGTAGTAAAAGACAGATTAACAGGTGTCGGATTAGGTAAGTTTATATTGGAATTGCATTCACATAAAACAAGGCGTAAAAAATTCTTGAAAGATTTGGAAAAGGCTACAACAGTAAGATCTCAGGAACCAATGAATATAGATCAGACTATAAGAAAGCTTGAAACATTAAGACAGCAGCTTGATGATTATGCAGAAATTATTCATAAACCATTGTATGAGGTTCAATTATCTGCATTTCAGTTATATGGTTTAAAAGAAGCAGCTGATGAGCATTTTTCAAGAAGTAACCGTATAATTCCATTAGTCAGGTTTTCTCATCCTGAAACTTTAACTTTAAAAGATTTGGATGACATAACTATATCTTTAGAAAACCTGGCTGAGTTATATCAGACAATTTCTAAGGAAAATCCATGGAGTAAATGTGCTCCAAAAAGTTTACTTCCTGCAGATTTAAGGGAAATCGAGCAATTAATTAATGATACATTACATGCTTTAGATGACTTTTTAGTTGAAAGGGGAAGAGTTTATGATATTTATGGTATCAAAAAACCAGAGACACTTAATGAATTTGAAAAGTCTCTTTCAGCATTTGATATAATCAGTTCTAAAAATTCTGAATTGATTGATGGTGACATATTAAAATCAGGAGCCTGGAATAATAACAATGATGATGCTTATAGGTTAATAAAAGAATTGGATAAATATCAAAAAGCAGCTAAATCATTAGACAAATTTAATTCAGGTATATTTTCTGCAGATATTGACAGACTGATTGGACAGGTTCAAGAAAGTGCTCATAAGAAATTATCCAGATTATTCGGTAATAAACCTCACATTGAGTTAGTTGAAAGATATTATCAAGGTCCAGTTCCTAAATCTCCAGAAGATGTTATATTTGATTTGGAACAGGCAAAACAGGTAATTCTTATTAAAAATCAATTGGATGCTAATAAATCATTAGCTCGTAAATATTATGGTGATTATTGGCATTTAGGTGCAAACATTAATGATTTAAAAGAAATAGCAAAATGGATGAATGAATTCGTAGCTTTAACCCGTGACGGAATCTTTTCACAAAACACTATTGATATTTTATCTAAAGATATGTTTAGTATAAATCCTAAAGAGGATTTGACTGAATACATTGAATCCGGAAATTTATTTGAAAGTGAACTTAAAAAATTAGAATCTAAATTAAACCCTAGAAGTAAACTGATTTTTAAAAGGGATACTGGAGATGTTGCTTTTGAAAAATGGCAGGAACAATTATATAACTGGAGAGGACAATTATCCAGTCTTCATTTATGGTCACAATATTTAAATACTAAAAATGCTTGTAAAGGAACAGATTCTGAACAGTTTATTGATTCAATTGAAAGAAGAGACATTAAAAAAGATGATGTTAAAGCACTGGTTCAGGGAAACTTTGCAGATTCATTATTAAATATTTTATTTGTTGAAAATCAGGAACTGGCTACATTTATTGGAGAATTACATGAAAATAGAATAAAAGAGTTTGAAGATTTAGATAAAAAAATATTATCCCTAAACCGTAAAAGAATTTTCCAAAAGTTAAATAATAATATTCCACAAATATTTGGAGCTACTGAAAATCCGGAAGCTAAAATATTAGCCGGAGAATTTACAAGAAAAAGTGGGCATCTGCCAGTTAGAAAATTATTGGAAAAAGCTGGAGGAATCATTAAAAGGATAAAACCATGTTTTATGATGAGTCCTTTATCTGTTGCACAATATCTTGACCCTACAAATGAAGAATTGCAATTTGATGTTGTTATTTTTGACGAAGCAAGTCAAGTTAAACCTGAAGATGCACTAGGTGCATTTATGAGAGGCAAAACTGCAGTTGTAATGGGAGATACTCAACAGTTACCTCCAACATCCTTCTTTGACCAAATGGCAACTGGTGAAAGTGAAGAAGAAGTAGCTACTTCCTTGGATATGGAGAGCATTTTACATTTATGTAAACTGTCATTTCCGGTTAAAATGCTTAAATGGCACTATAGAAGCCGTCATGAATCTTTAATTTCTGTTTCAAATAAAGAATTCTATAATAATGAATTATTGGTATATCCTTCTCCGTCTCATGATGATCCGGAACTGGGATTAAAATTCCATTATAATCCAAATACTGTGTATGACAGAGGTTTATCATCTGCAAATCATTTGGAAGCTCGTGATGTTGTAAAAGAAATTTTCAATCATTTTGATAAGTATGGGGATACTAAAAGCTTAGGTGTTGGAACATTTTCTGTTGCTCAAAAAAATGCAATTCTTGAAGAATTGGAAATTGAACGTAAAAACCGTCCGGAATTAGAGCCATTATTCTCAGAAAATAAAGATGAACGTTTCTTTGTTAAAAACCTTGAAACAATACAGGGTGATGAAAGAGATGTTATCTTAATCAGTGTAGGATATGGTCATGACCAAGCCGGAAAAATGTCTCTAAATTTCGGTCCATTAAATCAGGATGGTGGGGAAAGAAGGTTAAATGTATTAATTACCCGTGCAAGGGAAAAATGTGTAGTATTTTGCAATTTTAAAGCTTATGATATGCATTTAACAGCTAATCCACCATATGGTGTAAAAGCTCTAAAAGAATTCCTGTCATATGCTGAGAATTTGACTTTAGGAGCATCACAAATAACTCAACAGTCCAGTGAACCATTTGAAGATGCAATTGCCAGTTTTTTAGCTGAAAACGGTTATACAGTAGATAAACAAATTGGATGTGCAGGATTTAGAGTGGATTTGGCTATTGTTGATGATGAAAATCCCGGAAAGTATATTTTGGGAATTACAACTGACGGAAAAATGTATGCATCAAGTAAAGTAGCTAGAGATAGAGATAGGTTAAGAGAACAGGTTCTAAAAGGGCTTGGATGGAAACTTTATCATTTATGGTCTACAGATTGGTATAGAAATAGGGATTTGGGACGTAAAAGATTACTTGAAGCTGTTGAAATAGCTATTAAAGAAACACGTGAAGAGGAAAAACGCAAATCTGAAGAAGCTAAAAAACTGGCTGAAAAAAGGAAAAAAGAAGCTGAAAAATTAGCTGAAGAATTACGTCTTGCAAAACAAAAGGAGCTTGAAGAACAAAAAGAAAATGAAAAATCAACTTCTGATATTGGTGAGGATGAAAATATTGAAGTTATTCCTCCTGAAGAGGATTTGGAATTTAATGAAAATAAAAATGATTCTTCGGATGTTGAAGATGATGATTATTTATTTGAAGGAAATAGTACTGAATCTGAATCTGGAGAAGATGAAGTTTCTGATGTTGAGGTTATTCTTCCTGAGGAAGATGATGATTCTGAATTTGAGGAGAGTGTAGTTTCTGATGTTGGGGTTGTTTCTTCTGGGGAAGATGATGATTCTGAATTTGAGGAGAGTGTAGTTTCTGATGTTGGGGTTGTTTCTTCTGGGGAAGATGATGATTCTGAATTTGAGGAGAGTGTAGTTTCTGATGTTGGGGTTGTTTCTTCTGGGGAAGATGATGATTCTTTAAAATCTAAAAAAGAAGATTTCTCTGAAGTTAAAGAAGAAAGTTCTCAAGAGTCTATAAATGATGAAACTAAAGATATTAAAGATAAAAATAAATCTAAAAAATCTTTATCAAAAGGTTTTGGTATTAGTTCAATTTTCAAATCTAAAAAGAAAAATGCAGGTAAGAATACTGAAAAAATAAATGATATTAAATTTAGTAAAAATATTGAAAATGAAGATGAATTAGATCTTAAAAATGATAAAATTGATTCAAAACCTGAAGAAAAAGCAGAAAATGTAAAAGTTAATGCTAAAAATAGTGATAATGATAATATTAATTCTAAAGAGGACGAGTTAAAAGCTTCAGAACCTAAAGAAGATATTAATCGTGATAATGATGATATTGATTCTAAAGAGGACGAGTTAAAATCTAAAGAAGAGGTTAATGAATCTTTTGATGAAGAAGTAAATCCTATAGAATCAGATAATAAGAAATCTAAAAATAATTCTATTAAAAGTATTTTCTTTGATAATGAAAGATTGGAAAACAAAGAACATGGAACAATAGCTAGTGCGATTATTGGTAAATCTAAATTGGAAAAAGAGGAAATTGAAACTGTAGGTGGTGAAATAATGGAGAATGAAAATCCTAAGTTACATAGGCCAACTCCTAAGGATGAGTATGTTGTAGAACCTGAAATTATTGATGAAAATTCACAAGATGGTGAGAAATTATATGAAAATCTAAAATTTAAATCTAATGTAGATTTAGATGATGAAGATATTCATAATGTAGCTTCTGATATTGTAGCTAATGCTTTTGAAGAAGTAATTTCAGATATTAATAATGAAAAAGACATTGAAGTAAATATAATTGATAAAGATAATTATCAAGATTATGATGATGAAAATCAGTATACTCAACAGGATGATAATATTTCACAGGAAACATCAACTACATCTACATCTGTTAATCAAGATGATTATTATCAGGGAGTAAGTGGCATTACCAATCCTCTTAAAAAGAACAATATTTACCATAAAACAAATGATAATAAAAACAAATCTGTTAAAGATTCTCTTGTTGATTTAAAAAATGAAGTAAAATATATTAATAAATCATTAAAAGAAATTGAAAATCCAACACCTGCAGAATATGTAGCTGTAATTGACAGAACTGAAGAATATAATCCAGATGATTATATAACTCCTGAACATGATGAAGATGAGTATGTCTTTTCCAATGATGAAACAGAAGAATTAACTTTTGCTGAAGCTGAAGAAAAAAGATATGAACAGGAAAAATTGATGGAAGCACTTAAAAAAGAAATAGCTAGTGATGAAAATGTTATTATTCCGATTCATGAAGAGAAAAGAAGACAGCAAATGCAAGATCAAGCTTTGGAAGATATTATTCAAACAGCTAATGAAGATTATGTTGAAATTGAAAAGGAAAGATTTAAAAATAACAATACATTAAAAGCATTTGATGATAAAAAACTTCCGGGAAAAGTCAAACTTAAAGATGAAATTGCAGAGTATAAACAGGCTGAAGATATTGGTTTAACATCACAGGAGGATTTATTTAAAAAGTCCAGTGAAGAAGTAGCTAAGTCTATTGATAAAATTGTAAAAATAGAAGGTCCAGTTCATGTTAGTGAAGTTATTAAAAGAGTTAAAGACAGCTGTAATATTAAAAGAGCTGGTGCTAATTTGAAAAAAGCAGTTAATGGTGCTATTAGTGCATCTGAAGATGCGGGAAACATTATTAAAATTGGTGACTTTTTATATGATTCTGCAAGCAATGATGTATGCATCAGAAAAAGACATAAACCTAATATTGATTTAATTTCTGATGAGGAAATAGCTAAAAATATTGAAAGAATTTTAGTTCATAAACAATCAATCTCTGCAAAAACATTACCAAAAGAAGTTTCAAGGAATTTTGGATTTAAATCAACTTCCAAAAAGACAGCTAATAAAATTAACAGTGTTTTAGATTTAATGATAGCTGATAATAAAGTCAAGTTAGATAATGATACTCTTGAGTTAAAATAGTGTAAAATCATGTCAACAAAAGTTAAATCTCCGGAAAATTTACCTAAAAAACCGGGTGTTTATATAATGAGAGATGCCAATGATGAAATTATTTACATTGGCAAAGCTAAAAACCTTATTAACAGAGTCAGGTCTTATTTCAGAGAAAAACTGGACAGGCCCAAAACTCAAATTTTAATGAGTCATTTTGACAGTTTGGAATATATTGTAACTAATTCTGAAAAGGAAGCTCTTATATTAGAAGCTAATCTTATTAAAAAACATCGTCCAAGGTATAATATACAGCTTAAGGATGATAAAAGATATCCTTATGTTAAAATTACAACTGAGAAATATCCAAGGTTAATTATCACAAGAAACATTACAAAAAACGGAATATATTATGGTCCATTTACAGATGTAACTTCTGTTAAAAAGACAGTAAAATTCTTAAAATCATTATTTAAAATTAGAACTTGTCGAAATATGGATGGGCCTTGCTTAAATTCTCAGATTGATTTATGTTATGCTCCATGTTCGGGTGAAATTTCAAAAGAGGAGTATGATGAAATAATCAGTAAAATTGATTTGTTTTTTCAGGGAAAGTATTCTGTCATTGTTAAAAATCTTAAAAAAGAAATGGCGAAGGCAGCTGAAAATGAGCAGTTTGAAAAGGCAGCTGTTTTAAGAGATCAGATAACTTCCATTGAAGAAATTATGGAAAAGCAGT encodes the following:
- a CDS encoding DUF3320 domain-containing protein — translated: MLNNSSDKIKKEFENLRNELLDLTLRNQLLNFKTRARTITISNQSPINIYQTLVLQNNKMYFVANKKEKKEEKSGFSIWDHAPFDLSRFTDGDKTLSTDLTPNELQKRLFYINNQAKTMLQEQGYNILYLAVGFLEWRDNTKPKQVNHAPLVLIPVAMERKKVGKSFNLEWTGEDIQTNISIKAKLKENGIDFPDFEFKKYGEAIDHYLREVRDSVRGMNEWKVNTNIALGFFSFTKFVMYNDLNPEAWENNVDLTKNELIQAIFNPSINDKEAFKEEDIDSQLEYSKMYQVLDADSSQIAAIQDVKVGRNLVVEGPPGTGKSQTIVNLIAELLAEGKSVLFVSEKMAALDVVKDRLTGVGLGKFILELHSHKTRRKKFLKDLEKATTVRSQEPMNIDQTIRKLETLRQQLDDYAEIIHKPLYEVQLSAFQLYGLKEAADEHFSRSNRIIPLVRFSHPETLTLKDLDDITISLENLAELYQTISKENPWSKCAPKSLLPADLREIEQLINDTLHALDDFLVERGRVYDIYGIKKPETLNEFEKSLSAFDIISSKNSELIDGDILKSGAWNNNNDDAYRLIKELDKYQKAAKSLDKFNSGIFSADIDRLIGQVQESAHKKLSRLFGNKPHIELVERYYQGPVPKSPEDVIFDLEQAKQVILIKNQLDANKSLARKYYGDYWHLGANINDLKEIAKWMNEFVALTRDGIFSQNTIDILSKDMFSINPKEDLTEYIESGNLFESELKKLESKLNPRSKLIFKRDTGDVAFEKWQEQLYNWRGQLSSLHLWSQYLNTKNACKGTDSEQFIDSIERRDIKKDDVKALVQGNFADSLLNILFVENQELATFIGELHENRIKEFEDLDKKILSLNRKRIFQKLNNNIPQIFGATENPEAKILAGEFTRKSGHLPVRKLLEKAGGIIKRIKPCFMMSPLSVAQYLDPTNEELQFDVVIFDEASQVKPEDALGAFMRGKTAVVMGDTQQLPPTSFFDQMATGESEEEVATSLDMESILHLCKLSFPVKMLKWHYRSRHESLISVSNKEFYNNELLVYPSPSHDDPELGLKFHYNPNTVYDRGLSSANHLEARDVVKEIFNHFDKYGDTKSLGVGTFSVAQKNAILEELEIERKNRPELEPLFSENKDERFFVKNLETIQGDERDVILISVGYGHDQAGKMSLNFGPLNQDGGERRLNVLITRAREKCVVFCNFKAYDMHLTANPPYGVKALKEFLSYAENLTLGASQITQQSSEPFEDAIASFLAENGYTVDKQIGCAGFRVDLAIVDDENPGKYILGITTDGKMYASSKVARDRDRLREQVLKGLGWKLYHLWSTDWYRNRDLGRKRLLEAVEIAIKETREEEKRKSEEAKKLAEKRKKEAEKLAEELRLAKQKELEEQKENEKSTSDIGEDENIEVIPPEEDLEFNENKNDSSDVEDDDYLFEGNSTESESGEDEVSDVEVILPEEDDDSEFEESVVSDVGVVSSGEDDDSEFEESVVSDVGVVSSGEDDDSEFEESVVSDVGVVSSGEDDDSLKSKKEDFSEVKEESSQESINDETKDIKDKNKSKKSLSKGFGISSIFKSKKKNAGKNTEKINDIKFSKNIENEDELDLKNDKIDSKPEEKAENVKVNAKNSDNDNINSKEDELKASEPKEDINRDNDDIDSKEDELKSKEEVNESFDEEVNPIESDNKKSKNNSIKSIFFDNERLENKEHGTIASAIIGKSKLEKEEIETVGGEIMENENPKLHRPTPKDEYVVEPEIIDENSQDGEKLYENLKFKSNVDLDDEDIHNVASDIVANAFEEVISDINNEKDIEVNIIDKDNYQDYDDENQYTQQDDNISQETSTTSTSVNQDDYYQGVSGITNPLKKNNIYHKTNDNKNKSVKDSLVDLKNEVKYINKSLKEIENPTPAEYVAVIDRTEEYNPDDYITPEHDEDEYVFSNDETEELTFAEAEEKRYEQEKLMEALKKEIASDENVIIPIHEEKRRQQMQDQALEDIIQTANEDYVEIEKERFKNNNTLKAFDDKKLPGKVKLKDEIAEYKQAEDIGLTSQEDLFKKSSEEVAKSIDKIVKIEGPVHVSEVIKRVKDSCNIKRAGANLKKAVNGAISASEDAGNIIKIGDFLYDSASNDVCIRKRHKPNIDLISDEEIAKNIERILVHKQSISAKTLPKEVSRNFGFKSTSKKTANKINSVLDLMIADNKVKLDNDTLELK